One genomic segment of Aliarcobacter cibarius includes these proteins:
- a CDS encoding IS630 family transposase, with product MEKLSMGKWQFTSKKPIKRAYERKDSATKAWLEEIYPKIKKEAKKDNADIWWCDETACQNLANNLKGYAPIGTYNKPVLEHTAKKFKINMISAITNTGKSMFSLYDESIKIDSFIEFCKKVIDSNSGKKVFLIVDNLRVHHAKIVKAWEEENKDKIKLFYLPAYSPDYNPDEYLNQDYKQSANKYELPTTQKELRNNTEKYMLSIQNNPQKVANFFKHPKVQYAG from the coding sequence ATGGAGAAACTTAGTATGGGTAAATGGCAATTTACAAGTAAAAAGCCAATAAAAAGAGCTTATGAGAGAAAAGATAGCGCAACAAAAGCTTGGTTAGAAGAAATATATCCAAAAATAAAAAAAGAAGCAAAAAAAGATAATGCAGATATATGGTGGTGTGATGAGACAGCTTGTCAAAATCTAGCAAATAATCTTAAAGGATATGCTCCTATTGGTACATATAATAAACCAGTATTAGAACATACTGCAAAAAAATTTAAGATAAATATGATTAGTGCAATAACAAATACAGGCAAATCTATGTTTAGTCTATATGATGAATCTATAAAGATTGATAGTTTTATAGAATTTTGTAAAAAAGTTATCGATTCAAATAGTGGTAAAAAAGTATTTTTAATTGTAGATAACCTAAGAGTTCATCATGCAAAGATAGTAAAAGCATGGGAAGAAGAGAATAAAGATAAAATAAAACTATTTTATCTTCCAGCTTATTCACCTGATTATAATCCAGATGAATATCTAAATCAAGATTATAAACAAAGTGCTAATAAATATGAATTGCCAACAACACAAAAAGAACTAAGAAATAATACTGAAAAATATATGCTGTCAATTCAAAATAATCCACAAAAAGTAGCTAACTTTTTTAAACATCCAAAGGTTCAGTATGCTGGTTGA
- a CDS encoding diacylglycerol kinase produces the protein MKNQSIWKKLKFAFNGIVYATKNEHNMQRHLISALIVICLFSYFKISIFWWALIILCIGLIIASELLNSAIEALIDYLHPELHEKIGKIKDMLAGMVLILSITAAIIGFLAILSVLST, from the coding sequence ATGAAAAATCAATCAATATGGAAAAAACTAAAATTTGCATTTAATGGAATTGTTTATGCTACTAAAAATGAACATAATATGCAAAGACATTTAATTTCAGCTCTAATAGTAATATGCTTATTCTCATATTTTAAAATTTCCATTTTTTGGTGGGCTTTGATAATTTTATGTATAGGATTGATTATTGCTTCAGAATTGTTAAATTCTGCAATTGAAGCTTTAATTGACTATTTACACCCTGAATTACATGAAAAAATTGGTAAAATAAAAGACATGCTAGCAGGAATGGTACTAATTTTAAGTATTACGGCTGCAATAATCGGATTTTTGGCTATTTTATCTGTATTAAGCACATAA